The Akkermansia muciniphila genome contains a region encoding:
- the miaA gene encoding tRNA (adenosine(37)-N6)-dimethylallyltransferase MiaA, with amino-acid sequence MQPSPATLSTLFLAGPTGSGKSAVAVELADMLGAEIVSSDAYQVYREIPVLTAAPSPEEQARIPHHMISVIPVQMPWDATEHYHRAMRCVEDIHARGKTAIVTGGSGLYFKFLSHGLSEAPPGDASLRAAFADCSTEELYARLSALDPEGAAATSPANRRYVERNLEIVLAGGKPLSFWKRNWLKPPRGHGWAITRDVPELDGRIAARAARMMQEGAVEEVERLGPCSATAERTLGLALIRSMLRGEITQEACQAQLALATRQYAKRQRTWLKREQWLRELPADGQSSARELAERMIRDLTH; translated from the coding sequence GGATCCGGAAAGTCCGCCGTGGCCGTGGAACTGGCGGACATGCTGGGCGCGGAGATCGTCAGTTCGGACGCCTACCAGGTGTATCGTGAAATTCCCGTCCTGACGGCGGCCCCTTCCCCGGAAGAACAGGCGCGCATCCCCCATCACATGATTTCGGTCATTCCCGTCCAAATGCCCTGGGACGCCACGGAACACTACCACCGGGCCATGCGGTGCGTGGAAGACATCCATGCGCGGGGAAAAACGGCCATCGTCACGGGAGGTTCCGGCCTGTACTTCAAATTCCTTTCCCATGGCCTGTCGGAAGCTCCTCCGGGAGACGCCTCCCTGCGCGCCGCCTTTGCGGACTGTTCCACGGAAGAGCTGTACGCCAGGCTCTCCGCACTGGACCCGGAAGGCGCGGCAGCCACCAGTCCCGCCAATCGGCGTTATGTGGAACGCAACCTGGAAATCGTCCTTGCCGGAGGAAAACCCCTTTCCTTCTGGAAGCGGAACTGGCTGAAACCGCCCCGCGGCCACGGCTGGGCCATCACCCGGGACGTCCCGGAGCTGGACGGCAGAATAGCCGCCCGCGCCGCCCGCATGATGCAGGAAGGGGCCGTGGAGGAAGTGGAGCGGCTGGGCCCCTGCTCCGCCACGGCGGAACGCACCCTTGGCCTGGCTCTCATACGCAGCATGCTGCGCGGAGAAATCACCCAGGAAGCCTGCCAGGCGCAACTGGCCCTGGCCACCCGCCAATACGCCAAACGGCAGCGTACCTGGCTGAAACGCGAACAATGGCTCCGGGAACTTCCAGCAGACGGTCAGTCCTCCGCGCGGGAACTTGCGGAACGCATGATACGGGACCTGACGCATTAA
- the mnmA gene encoding tRNA 2-thiouridine(34) synthase MnmA, with product MARILVGLSGGVDSSVAAALLVEQGHDVVGAYMKNWVNDEGIPGECPWEQDIQDALAVAKKIGIEFRVIDLVDEYRARIVNYLIEGYRAGYTPNPDVLCNREMKFGVFLNYALEQGFDGVATGHYARRLDTPQGSFILRGRDPNKDQSYFLSLMRPDQTARAVFPLGNLLKPEVRVLAEKYGLPTARKKDSQGICFIGQVKMSDFLRHYLPDKPGKIVDTEGKVLGSHNGLHLFTMGQRKGHGVASPREGIAYVVVGKDVKRNRLILGYEDASTQGLYAAHAVVGGISNTLAPLPSRVMAQPRYRAKAEWASCEYLEEGKVRLSFDTPLRALAVGQVCAFYDGGKLLGGGFFESIEP from the coding sequence GTGGCACGTATTCTTGTAGGCTTATCCGGCGGGGTGGACAGCTCCGTGGCAGCAGCCCTGCTCGTGGAGCAAGGGCATGACGTGGTGGGAGCCTATATGAAAAACTGGGTGAATGACGAGGGCATTCCCGGCGAATGCCCGTGGGAACAGGATATTCAGGATGCTCTGGCCGTCGCCAAAAAAATCGGCATTGAATTCCGGGTCATCGACCTGGTGGACGAATACCGCGCACGCATCGTGAATTATCTGATTGAAGGCTACCGCGCCGGATACACGCCCAATCCGGACGTGCTGTGCAACCGGGAAATGAAGTTCGGCGTCTTTCTGAATTACGCCCTGGAGCAGGGGTTTGACGGCGTCGCCACAGGCCACTACGCCCGCAGACTGGATACGCCGCAAGGCTCCTTCATCCTGCGCGGGCGGGACCCGAACAAGGACCAGTCCTACTTCCTGTCCCTGATGCGCCCGGACCAGACAGCCCGCGCCGTGTTCCCCCTGGGGAACCTGCTGAAGCCGGAAGTCCGCGTGCTGGCGGAGAAATACGGCCTTCCCACGGCGCGCAAGAAGGACAGCCAGGGCATCTGCTTCATCGGCCAGGTGAAAATGAGCGACTTCCTGCGCCACTACCTGCCGGACAAGCCCGGCAAAATCGTGGATACGGAGGGAAAAGTGCTCGGCTCCCACAACGGCCTGCACCTGTTCACCATGGGCCAGCGGAAAGGCCACGGCGTCGCCTCCCCGCGGGAGGGAATCGCCTATGTGGTGGTGGGGAAGGACGTCAAGCGCAACCGCCTGATCCTGGGGTATGAGGACGCGTCCACACAGGGACTGTACGCGGCCCATGCGGTGGTCGGCGGCATTTCCAATACGCTGGCACCCCTGCCTTCCCGCGTGATGGCTCAGCCCCGCTACCGCGCCAAGGCGGAATGGGCCTCCTGCGAATATCTGGAAGAAGGAAAGGTGCGCCTGAGCTTTGACACGCCCCTCCGGGCGCTGGCCGTGGGGCAGGTCTGCGCCTTTTACGACGGAGGCAAGCTGCTGGGCGGCGGTTTTTTTGAATCCATAGAACCATGA